The following nucleotide sequence is from Oncorhynchus clarkii lewisi isolate Uvic-CL-2024 chromosome 6, UVic_Ocla_1.0, whole genome shotgun sequence.
GTCTATAGTGGTCCATCCTTCACTTAGTGAGTTATCAATGTTGTCTCAAAATTTCGTTATCTTAAAATTCTCTATTTTCACCAATAATCTATATTTCAATATGATGTGTAATGTATTTGTTTATACTATGTCTTAAATGTGTCTctgatgagtcagtatgttgaccAGTTCTCTATGTTGTGTTACAGTGGGAGGAGAGACCTCTGATACAGACCCCACACTTCCACTGAGGAGGACAAACAGCATGGAGTTTATTCCTCCAGATAGTGAGTTATGGGTGTAGATGATATTATATTAGACAATGTTGTACATCCTCCAGAGAGTCAGAGTGTTGATcagtgctgtgtgttgtgttgcagtgggaggagagagcagcagtCCAGACTCCCCAGTGTCTCccagtgtgtctgagctgagaCTGGTGCTGCTGGGGAGGACTGGGGCTGGGAGGAGTGCAGCAGGAAACACCATCCTGGGCAGAGAGGAGTTTGGGGCCCAGGCCAGCCCCTCTGCAGTGACCCAGAGGactaagaggagagagggggacgtGTGTGGGAGACGGCTGGTGCTGGTGGACACTCCAGACTGGTTCTGTCCTGGACTCTCTCTGAAGGAAATGAGACAGGATGTGGGgctctgtgtccgtctgtctgcccCGGGAccccatgccttcctcctggtcATACCAGTGGAGCCCtctaagggggaggagagaggggtgctggagagaatggaggagatgTTTGGGGAGGATTTTTGGGGACACACTGTGATTCTATTCACCCATGATGATGGACTGAAAGAGCAGAGCATTGAGGAGTTTCTCCAAGCAGGAAGTCAGGACCTCCAGCAGCTTGTAGAGAAAAGTGGGAGCAGGTACCACGTCCTCAACATTAGGGACAGGGCCCATGGCACTCAGGTATCAGAGCTGCTGgatcaggtagaggagatggtggcaggaaacagagagagattctACAGCAGTCAGACCTACCAAGAGGCAGAGGACCaggttagagagatggaggggaagatccagagagagagaggagagaggaaacagagggaggagagagacttgAGAGAGAGGCTTCAGAAGGAGTTGCAGGACTCTCTGATAAAGATAGAGGGAGTGATCCAGGAACATGAGGGAGATATCAGAACACTCAGTGAAAGAACCAGTGAACTggagagacaggtggaagaagagagggatgaggagaagaaaagagagctggagagggagCTGAAGAGGGAGTCTgataggagggaggagatggagagaaagctggagagatttagagagaagagagagaatgagaggagggagatggaggagagacacagacaggagaTAGAGGAGATGATGGAGAACTATGAAGGAGAGGCCAGAGTTGAAGCAGAGAGAAACCTGATGAAGATAGTCCTACCTGAGTTACAGAGGAATATCATGATCTCACAGACAAAGATGGAGAGGGAGTTCAGCAGACAGATGAAAGAGAAgaatatagagatggagagactaAGACAGAACTTGAAAGAAGTCAGGGAAGCTCACTCAGTGTTGCAGAAGGGACTGGAACGAGAGGGGAAAGGTCAGAGGGCACTGATAGGGTTGTTGGGCTGGGTCAGGAGAAACTCATCAAGTTGGCTTCTCCACAATCTGATATGATTCACCATCACCGTCTATGATGATGAACCAGACCAGGTCTACTGTCCACTGTACCGTGGGGGGTGACCATGGATCATGGTGGTCATGGGGAAAACAGGACAGAATCATGTCTGGTCCAGTCTACAGTGtcaagagaaggaggggagggaggtctGTAAAGATCTTGATGAGACGTAAAACACAATTCCAATCCAACGTAGATTATTGACCTTTGCACTGCAGACCTTTAGAATGGAGAGGGTTATGGGGGGTCAGGAGGTCAGCGGGCGGAGTCAGAGACTGAGAACTCTAAAGATCTGAGTGAGACTTTTACTCAGTGTTTGAGGAGGTCTACTATTGAACAGAGAACCATACTGTATTTACCACACACTACTTCCTGTTCTTATTCAAATTGTTTCATGTTGAAACtttaaatatacactgagtgcacaaaacattaagaacaccttcctaaaggTGTTACAATAAAATGTAACTTTGTAAGACATCAGTGTTTGGACATTGTTTGTCTTGCATGATTCTCTACCGTACAGAGCTGAGCTGTCAACACTGAGCTGTCAACACTGAGCTGTCAACACTGAGTTGTCAACACTGAGTTGTCAACACTGAGCTGTCAACACTGAGATGTAAACACTGAGGTGTCAACACTGAGGTGTCAACACTGAGGTGTCAACACTGAGCTGTCAACACTGAGATATCAACACTGAGCTGTCAACACGGAGCTGTCAACAC
It contains:
- the LOC139410576 gene encoding trichohyalin-like, which translates into the protein MAESRVHNQFKLTTKNNVRANVGEEVTLPFHLSPDTSAVATTIRWFKGTECIYLYKNGQVTERSGYEGRVSLITQELKRGNVSLRLRDFSWSDRGVYICQVIHGEQKEEAAVGLWNRGGKYSGSQYLQRETQEDKLKREASAGELELKMFKEMMNQLEDSNHRLGEKDKLLGEKDKLLEERDKQLEERDKQLEERDKLLEERDKLLEGKENELKERRQEVEERRQEVEERRNPELPFKHGEMSDTGSILAVRRRNSKDLPPFMGGETSDTDPTLPLRRTNSMEFIPPDMGGESSSPDSPVSPSVSELRLVLLGRTGAGRSAAGNTILGREEFGAQASPSAVTQRTKRREGDVCGRRLVLVDTPDWFCPGLSLKEMRQDVGLCVRLSAPGPHAFLLVIPVEPSKGEERGVLERMEEMFGEDFWGHTVILFTHDDGLKEQSIEEFLQAGSQDLQQLVEKSGSRYHVLNIRDRAHGTQVSELLDQVEEMVAGNRERFYSSQTYQEAEDQVREMEGKIQRERGERKQREERDLRERLQKELQDSLIKIEGVIQEHEGDIRTLSERTSELERQVEEERDEEKKRELERELKRESDRREEMERKLERFREKRENERREMEERHRQEIEEMMENYEGEARVEAERNLMKIVLPELQRNIMISQTKMEREFSRQMKEKNIEMERLRQNLKEVREAHSVLQKGLEREGKGQRALIGLLGWVRRNSSSWLLHNLI